A DNA window from Fusobacteriaceae bacterium contains the following coding sequences:
- a CDS encoding efflux RND transporter periplasmic adaptor subunit — MKKLMVLLALGALLLSSCIKREEVKAADGTQTAANKAEAPKSVERIKYVKTGVVAKRKMNLVFTSDAVLEPRGKIDFKTEQGGTVETIYKKNGDPVKKGEVVMELSDPATEGAYKTAETAWNIASANFEKFQTLYQKKLISYLEYAPYETAYSSTRGNYETARNNYEKLLGKAPIDGIVGNLFVKEGNKIEKEKVLFTVVDESQMEAYVGFPAEWLSEIEVGEAISLKISALNEEISGKILEINPIADSTTKKFRVKIAVDNPKGRIKDGMYAIVTVSVGSKETLSIEDSGVFVRDLISYVYLVQDGAVHRYQVVTGTTNLPYTEINYEGIKEGDRIVIDGIYGLEEGDKIEEAGK; from the coding sequence ATGAAAAAACTGATGGTATTGCTTGCGCTGGGGGCGCTCCTGCTTTCCTCCTGCATCAAGCGGGAAGAAGTCAAGGCGGCCGACGGAACCCAGACCGCCGCCAACAAGGCGGAAGCGCCGAAATCAGTGGAGCGGATAAAATATGTCAAGACGGGGGTCGTGGCGAAGCGGAAAATGAACCTCGTCTTTACGTCCGACGCCGTTCTGGAACCCCGGGGCAAGATTGATTTCAAGACCGAGCAGGGGGGAACCGTCGAGACGATTTACAAGAAAAACGGCGATCCGGTCAAAAAAGGCGAAGTGGTCATGGAACTGTCGGATCCCGCCACCGAAGGGGCCTACAAGACCGCCGAGACCGCCTGGAACATCGCCTCGGCCAATTTTGAGAAGTTCCAGACCTTATACCAGAAAAAATTGATCTCCTATTTGGAATACGCCCCCTATGAGACCGCTTATTCCTCCACCAGGGGAAATTACGAGACCGCCAGAAACAATTACGAGAAACTTCTCGGCAAAGCGCCCATTGACGGGATCGTCGGCAATCTCTTCGTCAAAGAGGGCAACAAGATTGAAAAGGAAAAAGTGCTCTTTACGGTAGTCGACGAAAGTCAAATGGAGGCATATGTGGGATTTCCCGCCGAATGGCTTTCGGAAATCGAGGTCGGCGAGGCCATCAGCCTCAAGATCAGCGCCCTCAATGAGGAAATCAGCGGAAAGATCCTCGAGATCAACCCCATCGCCGATTCGACCACGAAAAAATTTCGGGTCAAGATCGCCGTGGACAACCCCAAGGGCCGGATCAAGGACGGCATGTACGCCATCGTCACGGTGTCCGTAGGTTCCAAGGAGACGCTCTCCATCGAGGATTCGGGCGTATTCGTGCGGGATCTGATCAGCTATGTCTATCTCGTGCAGGACGGCGCCGTACACCGCTATCAGGTCGTGACGGGGACGACGAATCTGCCGTATACGGAAATTAACTATGAAGGGATCAAAGAAGGGGACCGCATCGTAATCGACGGGATTTACGGCCTCGAAGAGGGCGACAAAATAGAGGAGGCGGGGAAATGA
- a CDS encoding TolC family protein: MKKIVAALILVATGLMARELTLEQAVALAVDNSKDIKISELSKEIARLRVSTAFKTALPVAMYTGAFTTSEYNRQITEKRGVTVTDERNSWSQAIRITQPLYRGGAIKSGIQGAKAYEKIADLQYLQTKVNVRIATIENYAAIVRNERNLYGLESALKELKARYSVQSEQLNLNMLTKADLLKTENAILEIESQIIGAQNNISVQTEMLRMKTGLPKGTSIKVVQFKVPKYLSRGIDLESDLKVARTESIAALLAKYAVEYSDAERRYAMSEMLPKVNAFASYGAERTRFRHSYDDASWQAGVEVTWNVFDFGKAKDSYNIAKLELEQEKLSAKQTDDTIDTGVTSAYLELLRLEKLRDSKERAVAAARENYEIDLERYNAGVISTADYLQSEEAYRNAQVDHNQTIVDYMCAYERYRSLII, encoded by the coding sequence ATGAAAAAAATAGTGGCGGCCCTGATTCTGGTCGCGACGGGGCTCATGGCCCGCGAACTGACATTGGAACAAGCGGTTGCCCTTGCGGTGGATAACAGCAAGGACATCAAGATTTCGGAGCTCAGCAAGGAAATCGCCCGACTCCGGGTATCGACGGCCTTCAAGACGGCTCTCCCTGTGGCCATGTATACGGGCGCCTTTACGACGAGCGAATACAACCGGCAGATCACGGAAAAAAGAGGCGTCACGGTGACCGACGAGCGAAACAGCTGGTCCCAGGCAATCCGGATCACCCAGCCTCTCTACCGGGGCGGGGCCATCAAATCGGGGATCCAGGGCGCCAAGGCCTATGAGAAGATCGCCGATCTGCAGTATTTGCAGACCAAGGTCAATGTCCGGATCGCGACCATAGAAAACTACGCGGCCATCGTCCGCAACGAGCGCAACCTCTACGGTCTCGAAAGCGCCTTGAAGGAGCTCAAAGCCCGCTACAGCGTGCAATCGGAACAGCTCAACCTCAATATGCTCACGAAGGCGGATCTGCTCAAAACGGAAAACGCCATTCTCGAAATCGAATCCCAGATCATCGGGGCCCAAAACAATATTTCGGTGCAGACCGAGATGCTCCGGATGAAAACGGGCCTCCCCAAGGGAACGTCCATCAAAGTCGTGCAATTCAAAGTCCCCAAATACCTGAGTCGGGGCATAGACCTGGAGTCGGACTTGAAGGTGGCCCGGACGGAGAGTATCGCGGCGCTTTTGGCCAAATACGCCGTCGAGTATTCCGACGCCGAGCGCAGGTACGCCATGTCGGAAATGCTCCCCAAGGTCAACGCCTTCGCGAGTTACGGGGCGGAACGGACGCGCTTCCGGCATTCTTACGACGACGCCAGCTGGCAGGCCGGCGTGGAAGTGACCTGGAACGTCTTTGATTTCGGCAAGGCCAAAGACAGCTACAACATCGCGAAACTGGAACTGGAACAGGAAAAACTCAGCGCGAAGCAGACCGATGACACGATCGATACCGGCGTCACCTCGGCTTATCTGGAGCTTCTGCGGCTGGAAAAACTGCGGGACAGCAAGGAAAGAGCCGTAGCGGCGGCCCGGGAAAATTATGAAATTGACCTGGAGCGCTACAACGCGGGCGTCATCTCCACGGCGGACTATCTGCAATCGGAGGAGGCGTACCGGAACGCCCAGGTGGATCACAACCAGACTATCGTAGACTATATGTGCGCTTATGAGCGATATCGCTCCCTGATCATCTGA
- a CDS encoding TetR/AcrR family transcriptional regulator, with protein MENKRDLLVEALKNLIPQKGYMNTTIDDITKTANIAKGSFYTYFRNKDEVLDEIIAEKLDRIRRRHEEILNAPGSLEDIIGRVLDARIKNSGEEIKTEIAMMNVLQNMDVLSVNTRKLLVRRDELNMKFLQDLIVKFSDAVRIALQDVVKYARVIETLIAQLKMQDVYITRKDGFSFERDVAVISERIRSADIAGRMDFCKNVILKILR; from the coding sequence ATGGAAAACAAGAGGGATTTGCTCGTCGAAGCCCTGAAAAACCTGATTCCCCAAAAGGGATACATGAATACGACCATAGATGATATCACGAAAACGGCCAATATCGCAAAGGGCAGCTTTTATACCTATTTCAGGAACAAAGACGAGGTGTTGGACGAAATCATCGCGGAGAAACTGGACCGTATCCGGCGGCGGCACGAGGAGATTCTGAACGCCCCCGGCTCCCTTGAGGACATCATCGGGCGGGTTTTGGACGCGCGGATCAAGAACAGCGGGGAGGAGATCAAAACGGAGATCGCCATGATGAATGTTCTCCAGAACATGGACGTCCTGTCGGTCAACACGCGGAAACTCCTCGTCAGACGGGATGAACTCAACATGAAATTTTTGCAGGATCTCATCGTCAAATTCAGCGACGCGGTCCGGATCGCCCTGCAGGACGTCGTCAAATACGCGCGGGTCATCGAGACGCTGATCGCCCAGCTCAAAATGCAAGACGTCTACATTACGAGAAAGGACGGCTTCAGCTTCGAACGGGATGTGGCCGTCATTAGTGAAAGAATCCGGAGCGCCGACATCGCTGGGCGCATGGATTTTTGCAAAAATGTAATTTTGAAAATTCTGCGGTAA
- a CDS encoding YegS/Rv2252/BmrU family lipid kinase: MKKVLFIFNPFSGRRKVQENLPELLRVFSEAAWDVRVYPTKAPLDGRDFVLRCGGEYECIVCAGGDGTLNEISGAMVEANLPLPLGYIPAGSTNDFGRSVDLPADMPACARIITSGRERRVDTGTINGRHFIYVAAFGPFTGVTYTTPQKLKNLLGHGAYVLWGVRDILSLRSVPLRAAWAEDGGEKSASGEFLFGMVSNSLSVGGFRGITGKDVDLGDGRFEATLIRKPRGFGDWKDILSFAFGREVASPQLLRFKTDRISLRFESPVSFTIDGERGGNFESADIRNKAGTLRLLARP; the protein is encoded by the coding sequence ATGAAAAAAGTCCTGTTTATCTTCAATCCCTTTTCGGGCCGCCGCAAGGTTCAGGAAAATCTTCCGGAACTGTTGCGGGTCTTTTCCGAAGCCGCCTGGGACGTGCGGGTCTACCCGACGAAGGCCCCCCTTGACGGCAGGGATTTTGTGCTGCGCTGCGGCGGCGAATACGAGTGCATCGTCTGCGCCGGCGGCGACGGGACGCTCAATGAGATTTCCGGGGCCATGGTGGAGGCAAACCTGCCTCTTCCGCTGGGCTATATTCCCGCGGGTTCCACAAACGATTTCGGCCGCAGCGTCGATCTCCCCGCCGACATGCCCGCTTGCGCCCGGATCATCACCTCGGGCCGTGAAAGGCGCGTCGACACCGGGACCATCAACGGCCGACATTTTATTTATGTGGCGGCCTTCGGCCCCTTTACGGGGGTCACCTATACGACGCCGCAAAAGCTGAAAAATCTTCTCGGCCACGGGGCCTACGTACTCTGGGGCGTGCGCGACATTTTATCCCTGCGCTCCGTTCCCCTGCGGGCGGCCTGGGCTGAAGACGGCGGCGAAAAATCGGCGTCGGGGGAATTTTTGTTCGGCATGGTCTCCAATTCCCTTTCGGTAGGCGGTTTTCGCGGCATTACCGGAAAGGACGTGGATTTGGGCGACGGGCGCTTTGAGGCGACGCTGATCCGGAAACCCCGGGGCTTCGGAGATTGGAAGGACATCCTGTCCTTCGCCTTCGGGCGGGAGGTCGCCAGCCCCCAGCTCCTCAGATTCAAGACCGACAGGATCAGTCTCCGCTTTGAGTCGCCGGTTTCCTTTACCATAGACGGCGAGCGGGGCGGTAATTTTGAAAGCGCCGATATCCGGAACAAAGCGGGGACGCTCAGGCTCCTGGCCCGCCCCTGA
- a CDS encoding carbon-nitrogen hydrolase family protein, with product MKTNQGETMQDMEKKCKVAVVQASTVPFDKNGALEKTLALIDKAAGQHPDLIVFPEAFIPAYPRGFSFGYVVGSRTMEGREDWKIYYDNAVIVPSADTEAIGAAAKRAGAYVALGVTERDSLNCTLYCTLLYFGPDGRLLGKHRKLKPTGSERLIWGEGTGDILTTIPTKFGVIGGLICWENYMPLARVALYQQGVAIYLAPTADNREEWQATLRHIALEGRCFVIGCNQYETKSMIPQIFKNQEELAKVKEDFCPGGSCVVDPFGKYLVEPIWNREEIAFAELSMDLVPLSRMDFDPTGHYARPDVLELIVHKHNK from the coding sequence ATGAAAACCAACCAGGGGGAAACCATGCAGGATATGGAAAAGAAATGCAAAGTTGCCGTGGTGCAGGCATCCACGGTCCCATTTGACAAAAACGGCGCCCTCGAAAAGACGCTTGCCCTGATCGACAAAGCCGCCGGGCAACACCCGGACTTGATCGTCTTCCCCGAGGCCTTCATTCCCGCCTATCCCCGGGGCTTTTCCTTCGGATATGTCGTCGGAAGCCGTACCATGGAGGGGCGCGAGGATTGGAAAATCTACTACGACAACGCGGTGATCGTTCCCTCCGCCGATACGGAAGCCATCGGCGCGGCCGCGAAAAGGGCCGGGGCTTATGTGGCCTTGGGCGTCACGGAACGGGATTCGCTCAATTGCACGCTCTATTGCACCTTGCTCTATTTCGGACCCGACGGCCGCCTTTTGGGAAAACACAGGAAATTGAAGCCCACCGGTTCCGAACGATTGATCTGGGGCGAGGGAACCGGGGACATTCTGACAACAATCCCCACAAAGTTCGGCGTCATCGGCGGGCTTATCTGCTGGGAAAACTATATGCCCCTTGCCCGGGTTGCCCTGTATCAGCAAGGCGTGGCCATCTACCTGGCGCCCACGGCGGACAACCGCGAGGAATGGCAGGCGACATTGCGCCACATAGCCCTGGAAGGGCGTTGTTTCGTAATTGGTTGTAACCAATATGAGACAAAAAGCATGATTCCACAAATATTCAAAAACCAGGAGGAGTTGGCCAAAGTCAAAGAAGACTTTTGCCCGGGCGGTTCCTGCGTCGTGGACCCCTTTGGAAAATATCTCGTGGAACCGATCTGGAATCGCGAAGAAATAGCCTTCGCGGAACTGAGCATGGATTTGGTTCCCCTGTCCCGGATGGACTTCGATCCCACGGGTCACTACGCCCGACCCGACGTCCTGGAATTGATCGTGCATAAGCATAATAAATAA
- a CDS encoding cysteine synthase family protein: MNEEIRNKLKALGNLIGNTPMVRIHFRYKGVPMEIYAKVEYYNYSGSIKDRMAYHILKDAYESGKIQPGDEICEATSGNTGIAFTAIGSFLGHKVNIYMPDWMSVERIRLISSLGGNVILVSREEGGFQGSIARCQAAGECACTFLPKQFENDGNRVAHYISTGPEIERQMAAFGVAADGFTAGYGTGGTLMGIGEYLKDKTGCKVYPMEPANSLISATGEKKSGGHRIQGISDDFIPPILKMEKLDDIVVVEDGDAIIMAQLLAKKFGLGVGISSGGNFLAALKIQLEHGVKHAVTTFADDSKKYLSTDYAKEEPVKDGYLTRDIELISFDCVR; the protein is encoded by the coding sequence ATGAACGAAGAAATCCGGAACAAATTGAAGGCTTTGGGGAACCTGATCGGCAACACGCCCATGGTGAGAATCCACTTCCGCTACAAAGGCGTCCCGATGGAGATTTACGCCAAGGTGGAATACTACAATTACTCGGGCAGCATCAAGGACAGGATGGCCTACCATATCCTCAAAGACGCTTATGAAAGCGGGAAAATCCAGCCCGGCGACGAGATCTGCGAAGCGACCAGCGGCAACACCGGAATCGCATTTACCGCTATCGGGAGCTTCCTCGGGCACAAGGTCAACATCTATATGCCCGACTGGATGAGCGTCGAACGGATCCGCCTGATCTCGAGCTTGGGCGGAAACGTCATTCTCGTGTCCCGGGAGGAAGGCGGCTTTCAGGGCAGCATCGCGCGCTGCCAGGCGGCGGGGGAATGCGCCTGCACATTTCTGCCGAAGCAGTTTGAAAATGACGGCAACCGCGTGGCCCACTACATCTCCACGGGTCCCGAAATCGAGCGGCAAATGGCGGCCTTCGGCGTAGCTGCCGACGGATTTACAGCCGGTTACGGAACAGGCGGGACGCTCATGGGCATCGGGGAATACCTCAAGGACAAAACCGGCTGCAAGGTCTACCCCATGGAACCGGCCAATTCCCTGATCTCGGCCACAGGCGAAAAAAAATCCGGCGGACACCGGATTCAAGGCATATCGGACGACTTCATCCCGCCGATCCTCAAGATGGAAAAACTGGACGATATCGTCGTCGTGGAGGACGGGGACGCCATTATCATGGCGCAGCTGCTGGCGAAGAAATTCGGCCTCGGCGTCGGGATCTCCTCGGGCGGAAATTTCCTCGCGGCGCTGAAGATCCAGCTGGAGCACGGCGTAAAACACGCGGTCACCACCTTCGCCGACGACAGCAAGAAATATCTCTCGACCGATTACGCCAAAGAAGAACCCGTCAAAGACGGGTATCTTACCAGGGATATCGAATTGATCTCATTTGATTGCGTGAGGTAA
- a CDS encoding hydroxyacid dehydrogenase produces MKPKVLLTYPLAGGATELLREETDLFIVHDGDLSKYPDALREAEGIVLLLGKITRGIIEMAPKLRVISNVGVGYDHIDAAAATEHGVKVAVSVGANARAVAEQTFALLLAVNRNIVNFHNETVAGKFTYQKDFARSFELKGKTMAIIGLGHIGREVAEIAAGFGMRVLGYDPFFPREEAEKKGWTWYADYHEMLPLADVLSLHVPLAPETRGMITFEDLKTMKKSAILINCARGGIVPEKDLARALNEGVIGGAGVDVYEDEPPKPDAAILHAKNIVCTPHSAAVTNEAMVNMTTMAAKACIAIVKGEDWPFVVN; encoded by the coding sequence ATGAAACCCAAAGTATTGCTGACGTATCCCTTGGCGGGCGGGGCCACGGAGCTGCTGCGGGAGGAAACGGATTTATTCATCGTCCATGACGGCGATCTCTCCAAATACCCCGACGCCCTCAGGGAAGCCGAAGGCATCGTGCTTCTGTTGGGGAAGATCACCCGCGGAATCATTGAGATGGCGCCGAAACTCCGGGTCATCTCCAACGTAGGCGTCGGCTATGACCATATTGACGCGGCGGCGGCGACGGAACACGGCGTGAAGGTGGCCGTAAGCGTCGGGGCCAACGCCCGGGCCGTGGCCGAGCAGACTTTCGCGCTTCTGCTCGCGGTAAACCGGAACATCGTCAACTTCCACAACGAGACCGTAGCCGGGAAATTCACCTACCAGAAGGATTTCGCGCGCTCCTTTGAGCTCAAGGGAAAGACCATGGCCATCATCGGCCTGGGGCATATCGGCCGGGAGGTCGCGGAAATCGCCGCGGGGTTCGGCATGCGCGTTCTGGGCTACGATCCCTTCTTCCCCCGGGAAGAAGCCGAAAAAAAGGGCTGGACCTGGTACGCCGACTATCACGAAATGCTTCCGCTAGCCGACGTTTTGAGCCTGCACGTGCCGCTGGCGCCGGAAACCAGAGGCATGATTACCTTTGAGGATTTGAAGACCATGAAAAAAAGCGCAATTCTGATCAATTGCGCCCGGGGCGGCATCGTCCCCGAAAAAGACCTCGCGCGGGCCCTCAATGAAGGCGTCATCGGAGGCGCGGGCGTCGACGTCTATGAAGACGAACCGCCGAAACCCGACGCCGCCATCCTCCACGCGAAAAATATCGTCTGCACGCCGCACAGCGCCGCCGTAACAAACGAAGCCATGGTCAATATGACGACCATGGCCGCCAAAGCCTGCATCGCCATAGTAAAAGGCGAAGACTGGCCTTTTGTTGTGAATTAA
- a CDS encoding hydroxyacid dehydrogenase gives MKKMIVSRHIRGEGLAILKDNVDMILVEDKQPETFKKDWADTNGIILWGGKCDRKDIETAPCLEVIATIGVGFEKVDVEAATERGIPVAISAGANAISVAELAMGLILSLIRRTPEGDAETRAGNAVWFGKYIESSFEVYGKTLGLIGLGNIGKKLGKIAEGFEMKVIGYDPFVKKEEIEALGWEYCADYTDVLKKADVVSIHVPLSPATRDLITMKDLKLMKPTAIIVNTARGGIINEDDLADALNDGIIAGAALDVFVNEPPAPDRKILHAKNLVAAPHNGAQTTQAMVKMAQMCATAVLAILGGEKWPYVANPEVYNHPKWAGKGGKS, from the coding sequence ATGAAGAAAATGATCGTATCGCGGCATATACGCGGGGAAGGTCTCGCGATATTGAAAGATAACGTCGACATGATCCTGGTGGAGGACAAGCAGCCCGAAACGTTCAAAAAGGACTGGGCCGATACCAACGGCATCATCCTCTGGGGCGGCAAATGCGACCGGAAGGACATAGAAACGGCGCCCTGTCTCGAGGTCATCGCGACTATCGGCGTGGGCTTTGAAAAGGTGGATGTGGAAGCGGCCACCGAACGCGGAATCCCCGTTGCCATCAGCGCCGGGGCCAACGCCATTTCCGTGGCGGAGCTGGCCATGGGACTCATTCTTTCGCTGATCCGGCGGACCCCCGAAGGCGACGCCGAGACCCGGGCCGGAAACGCGGTCTGGTTCGGAAAATACATCGAGTCTTCCTTCGAGGTCTACGGCAAGACACTGGGGCTCATCGGCCTCGGCAACATCGGGAAAAAGCTCGGGAAAATCGCCGAAGGCTTCGAGATGAAGGTCATCGGCTATGACCCCTTCGTAAAAAAAGAAGAAATTGAGGCCCTCGGTTGGGAATATTGCGCCGATTATACGGATGTTCTGAAAAAGGCCGACGTCGTCTCGATCCACGTGCCCCTTTCCCCGGCGACCCGGGATCTTATCACGATGAAGGACCTGAAGCTCATGAAGCCCACGGCCATCATCGTCAATACGGCGAGGGGAGGGATCATCAACGAAGACGACCTCGCGGACGCGTTAAACGACGGAATTATCGCGGGCGCCGCCCTCGACGTCTTTGTAAACGAGCCGCCCGCTCCCGACCGGAAGATCCTTCACGCGAAAAATCTTGTGGCCGCGCCTCACAACGGCGCGCAGACGACTCAGGCCATGGTGAAAATGGCGCAGATGTGTGCGACGGCCGTCCTTGCCATTCTGGGCGGGGAAAAATGGCCTTATGTGGCGAATCCCGAAGTCTACAACCATCCAAAATGGGCCGGTAAAGGGGGAAAATCATGA
- a CDS encoding hydroxyacid dehydrogenase: protein MKKIACTYAMRDEGMDILREKAEIFIGNDRDPANFADKIQDAQGVLLFRGFMNANAFDKLQHLDFVATMSVGYDHIDVESATKYGILVLASFGANARSVAEHTMGLLLALDRKIVSGHYETLAGVGWQERNPDQSFELSGRTMGIIGLGNIGKTVAKLARAFDMNVIGYDPFLSKEATEQAGIVYCAGYDDVLKNADVVSVHVPRSPETINLIGKRELGLMKKSAFILNTARGRIINEDDLADALDSGIIAGAAIDVFATEPVPPDARILKAKNLVCTPHIAAMTKEAIRNMTVMCAKGCLAVLDGERWPAVANPEVYEQPKWRKRLAERGGSR from the coding sequence ATGAAAAAAATCGCTTGCACCTACGCGATGCGGGACGAGGGGATGGATATCCTCAGGGAAAAAGCCGAAATTTTTATCGGAAACGACAGGGATCCGGCCAATTTTGCCGACAAGATCCAAGACGCCCAGGGGGTCCTGCTCTTTCGGGGCTTTATGAACGCCAATGCCTTTGACAAATTGCAACATCTGGATTTTGTGGCGACCATGAGCGTGGGCTATGACCACATCGATGTGGAATCGGCCACAAAGTACGGCATACTGGTATTGGCAAGCTTCGGGGCCAACGCCCGCTCCGTGGCGGAGCACACCATGGGACTGCTGCTGGCGCTGGACAGGAAGATCGTCAGCGGCCACTACGAGACCCTCGCGGGAGTCGGCTGGCAGGAACGCAATCCCGACCAGTCCTTTGAGCTGTCGGGGCGGACCATGGGCATTATCGGTCTGGGCAATATCGGAAAGACCGTCGCCAAGCTGGCCCGGGCCTTTGACATGAACGTCATCGGCTATGACCCCTTCCTTTCAAAGGAAGCGACGGAACAGGCGGGAATCGTCTATTGCGCCGGATATGACGACGTGCTGAAAAACGCCGACGTCGTGTCGGTCCATGTGCCGAGATCCCCCGAGACAATCAACCTCATCGGCAAACGGGAACTGGGACTCATGAAAAAGAGCGCCTTCATCCTCAATACGGCCCGGGGCAGGATCATCAACGAAGACGATCTCGCAGACGCCCTGGACAGCGGCATCATTGCCGGAGCGGCCATCGACGTATTCGCGACGGAGCCCGTTCCGCCCGACGCCAGGATCCTCAAGGCGAAAAATCTCGTCTGCACGCCGCATATTGCGGCCATGACAAAAGAAGCGATCCGGAACATGACCGTTATGTGCGCGAAGGGTTGTCTCGCGGTGCTGGACGGCGAGAGATGGCCCGCCGTGGCAAACCCGGAAGTTTATGAACAGCCCAAATGGCGCAAACGATTGGCGGAACGGGGAGGATCCAGATGA
- a CDS encoding hydroxyacid dehydrogenase: MVKLVMTQAFPPEGMVLLEGKAEVFIADDPDPANYMAELKKAQGIIIRLGKMTGEILAQTPDLRVIAQNGVGYDNIDVAAATARGVPVVYTPGANARSVAEHTMGMILALDKKMLAGHLGTLAGKFMESRISGNSFELYGKTIGVIGLGNIGKIVAELAAGFGMKILGYDPFLPPEAFTKRGWTRCADLPDLLRAADVVTVHTPLNESTKNLIALRELSLMKPEAILVNCARGGVVSEADLAAALEKDLIAGAALDVFEMEPPDGTAPLLRAKNLLVTPHSAAQTKEAALNMMRMCVDGCLAVLRGERWPCVVDPGVWNHPRWQ, translated from the coding sequence ATGGTGAAACTGGTGATGACGCAGGCTTTTCCGCCCGAAGGGATGGTCCTTCTGGAGGGAAAGGCGGAAGTCTTTATCGCCGACGATCCCGATCCCGCCAACTATATGGCGGAGCTGAAAAAAGCTCAAGGGATCATTATCCGGCTCGGAAAAATGACCGGGGAAATTCTCGCGCAAACGCCTGATTTACGGGTAATTGCCCAAAACGGCGTCGGTTATGACAATATCGACGTCGCGGCGGCGACGGCCCGCGGCGTGCCCGTGGTCTATACGCCCGGGGCCAACGCCCGCTCAGTGGCCGAACACACCATGGGGATGATCCTTGCCCTCGATAAAAAAATGCTGGCCGGGCATTTGGGAACGCTGGCGGGAAAATTTATGGAAAGCCGGATCAGCGGCAATTCCTTTGAGCTCTACGGAAAAACCATCGGCGTTATCGGCCTGGGCAATATCGGAAAAATCGTGGCGGAACTGGCCGCGGGCTTCGGCATGAAGATCCTGGGCTATGATCCCTTCCTCCCGCCGGAAGCGTTTACGAAGCGCGGCTGGACCCGCTGCGCGGATCTGCCGGATCTTTTGCGGGCGGCCGATGTGGTTACGGTCCATACGCCCTTGAACGAGAGTACGAAAAATCTGATTGCCCTGCGGGAACTGAGTCTCATGAAGCCCGAGGCAATTCTTGTAAATTGCGCCAGAGGCGGCGTCGTAAGCGAAGCCGATCTCGCGGCGGCGCTGGAAAAAGATCTCATTGCGGGCGCGGCCCTCGATGTTTTTGAAATGGAACCGCCCGACGGGACGGCGCCGCTTTTGCGTGCGAAAAATCTTTTGGTGACGCCTCATTCGGCGGCCCAGACGAAGGAAGCGGCCCTCAACATGATGCGCATGTGCGTGGACGGATGCCTCGCGGTACTCCGGGGGGAGCGCTGGCCCTGCGTGGTCGACCCGGGGGTCTGGAATCATCCGAGGTGGCAATAA